CCTATAAAAAACGCATTCAAACGCTGCAACATTTTATCTTTTTTCCTTTTTAGTGTCAACAATCCAGGATCATTGAATCATAAAGAAAAAAATGGCAGGCCCGGCAGGATTTGAACCTGCAGCCCCCGGTTTTGGAGACCGGTGCTCTGCCGTTAGAGCTACGGACCTGCAATTTTTTTATCTACTTCATTTCTTTATGTATGGTGTGTTTTCTACAATGAGGGCAGTATTTTTTAAATTCTAAACGGGCACTTTTGTTTTTTTTGTTCTTCATGCCCTGATAGTTACGCCTCCGGCAATCGGTACATTCAAAGGTAATAGGTTCTTGTACCATAATATCCTCCTGATTTACCCGATAATATCGGTTACTACTCCGGCTCCGACGGTACGACCACCTTCACGGATGGCAAAACGGAGACCTTT
This portion of the Candidatus Atribacteria bacterium ADurb.Bin276 genome encodes:
- the rpmG gene encoding 50S ribosomal protein L33; translated protein: MVQEPITFECTDCRRRNYQGMKNKKNKSARLEFKKYCPHCRKHTIHKEMK